One window from the genome of Dermacentor silvarum isolate Dsil-2018 chromosome 5, BIME_Dsil_1.4, whole genome shotgun sequence encodes:
- the LOC119453157 gene encoding mediator of RNA polymerase II transcription subunit 9, producing the protein MATIEEVSSEILHLIYDVIRSIEKDSHDPTQKRDSYDSAAKIQELRGKLQLCRDLINKLPGIELTREEQLRRVDALRRQLVRKRELLVKYKSMCHFDMK; encoded by the exons ATGGCAACGATTGAAGAAGTGAGCAGCGAGATCTTGCATCTTATTTACGACGTTATCAGAAG TATAGAAAAAGACTCGCACGACCCGACGCAGAAGCGGGACAGCTACGACAGTGCTGCCAAGATCCAGGAGCTGCGCGGCAAGCTGCAGCTGTGCCGCGACCTGATCAACAAGCTGCCGGGCATCGAGCTCACGCGCGAGGAGCAGCTGCGTCGGGTAGATGCACTGCGGCGCCAGCTGGTGCGAAAGCGTGAGCTGCTGGTCAAGTACAAAAGTATGTGCCACTTCGACATGAAGTAG